A portion of the Stigmatella aurantiaca DW4/3-1 genome contains these proteins:
- a CDS encoding undecaprenyl-diphosphate phosphatase produces MSLIEAIVLGLVQGLTEFLPISSTAHLRIVPELFGWEDPGAAYSAVIQLGTVAAVLIYFRSDLVKLTAAFFQGLVRRQPFATLESRLAWFVLVGTLPIGVCGLVLKKHIESSLRSLYIISGSLIVLALILFLVERIALHKRTLADMRWRDGIIIGLWQALALIPGSSRSGTTLTGALSLGLRREDAARYSFLLSIPATTLAGLFELKHLLEADARPSAVALWTGTLVAFGSGWAAIAWLIRYLRTRSTLVFVVYRVALGLALIGLLQAGVLQPLSGVENLAPANPPVKVPAEKQVTD; encoded by the coding sequence ATGAGCCTCATCGAAGCCATCGTCCTCGGGCTGGTCCAGGGCCTCACCGAGTTCCTTCCCATCAGCTCCACGGCGCACCTGCGCATCGTTCCCGAGCTGTTCGGCTGGGAGGATCCGGGAGCGGCCTACTCCGCCGTCATCCAGTTGGGCACCGTGGCCGCCGTGCTCATCTATTTCCGGAGCGATCTGGTCAAGCTCACCGCGGCCTTCTTTCAAGGGCTCGTGCGCCGCCAGCCATTTGCCACCCTCGAATCCCGGCTGGCGTGGTTCGTCCTGGTGGGGACCCTGCCGATTGGGGTGTGTGGCCTTGTCCTCAAGAAACACATCGAGAGCTCGCTGCGCTCGCTCTACATCATCTCGGGCAGCCTCATCGTCTTGGCGCTCATCCTCTTCCTCGTGGAGCGGATCGCCTTGCACAAGCGCACGCTGGCGGACATGCGCTGGCGGGATGGCATCATCATTGGTTTGTGGCAGGCGCTGGCCCTCATTCCGGGCTCGTCGCGCTCGGGCACCACGCTCACGGGGGCGCTGTCGCTGGGACTGCGGCGCGAGGATGCCGCGCGCTACTCCTTTCTGCTCTCCATTCCCGCCACCACCCTGGCTGGCCTCTTCGAGCTCAAGCACCTGCTGGAGGCCGATGCCCGGCCGTCCGCCGTGGCGCTGTGGACCGGGACGCTCGTGGCTTTCGGCTCGGGCTGGGCGGCCATCGCCTGGTTGATTCGCTACCTGCGCACCCGCTCCACCTTGGTGTTTGTCGTGTACCGGGTGGCCCTGGGACTGGCGCTGATCGGCCTGCTGCAGGCCGGTGTGCTTCAGCCCCTGTCGGGCGTGGAGAACCTCGCGCCGGCGAATCCGCCGGTGAAGGTTCCCGCGGAGAAGCAGGTGACGGACTGA
- a CDS encoding YchJ family protein has translation MPPAPLCPCSSGLRYRQCCAPYHRGETEPPDAEALMRSRYSAFALREVGYLWKTLHPEHPDRSRPEADMLRELRTSAQSHQYPGLVVMDRSPPDAQGVAQVLFFAKVFERGKDRSFVERSDFRHDGTGWRYVSGVLRPLRELPHPPEQLTLATFPR, from the coding sequence ATGCCCCCTGCCCCGCTCTGTCCTTGCTCCTCGGGTCTCCGCTACCGCCAGTGCTGTGCGCCCTACCACCGGGGGGAGACCGAGCCGCCGGACGCCGAGGCGCTGATGCGCTCGCGCTACAGCGCCTTCGCGCTCCGGGAAGTGGGATACCTCTGGAAGACCCTGCACCCGGAGCACCCGGACCGCTCACGCCCCGAGGCGGACATGCTGCGCGAGTTGCGCACCTCCGCGCAGAGCCACCAATACCCGGGGCTCGTGGTGATGGACCGGAGCCCGCCGGATGCCCAAGGGGTGGCCCAGGTGCTCTTCTTCGCCAAGGTGTTCGAGCGCGGCAAGGACCGCTCCTTCGTGGAGCGCTCGGACTTCCGCCACGATGGGACCGGATGGCGCTACGTCTCTGGCGTGCTGCGCCCCTTGCGCGAACTCCCCCACCCGCCCGAGCAGCTCACGCTGGCAACCTTCCCCCGTTGA
- the metK gene encoding methionine adenosyltransferase, whose product MPTDFLFTSESVTEGHPDKIADQISDGVLDSIIAKDPQARVAVETLVKTGLAIVAGEVTTNCYVDIPKIVRGTICRIGYTDSSMGYDGHTCGVMVAIEGQSQDIARGVDNKKDQGAGDQGMMFGYACDETPELMPAPIHYAHALTRRLSEVRRKAHPWIRPDGKSQVSVEYREGRPVRIDTVVVSTQHAEEISNKKIHEALREDVIARALPAKLIDKKTKFFINPTGRFVVGGPMGDSGVTGRKIIVDTYGGMGRHGGGAFSGKDPSKVDRSAAYMGRYIAKNVVAAGLARRCEVQVSYAIGVAEPVSVMVETFGTSTVPEEKIALAVRQVFGLRPREIIEHLDLLRPIYQKTAAYGHFGRSEKEFTWERTDKKDALREALAGRTRLKAVGSP is encoded by the coding sequence ATGCCTACCGACTTCCTGTTCACGTCCGAATCCGTCACTGAAGGCCACCCGGACAAGATCGCCGATCAGATCTCCGATGGTGTGCTGGATTCCATCATCGCCAAGGATCCGCAGGCGCGCGTCGCCGTGGAGACCCTGGTCAAGACCGGACTCGCCATCGTCGCGGGCGAGGTGACCACGAACTGCTACGTCGATATCCCCAAGATCGTCCGTGGGACCATCTGCCGCATCGGCTACACCGACAGCTCCATGGGCTATGACGGCCACACCTGTGGCGTGATGGTGGCCATCGAGGGCCAGAGCCAGGACATCGCCCGCGGCGTGGACAACAAGAAGGACCAGGGTGCCGGCGACCAGGGAATGATGTTCGGCTATGCCTGCGATGAGACGCCGGAGCTGATGCCGGCCCCCATCCACTATGCCCACGCCCTCACCCGGCGGCTGTCCGAGGTCCGCCGCAAGGCGCACCCGTGGATCCGTCCGGACGGCAAGAGCCAGGTCTCGGTGGAGTACCGCGAGGGGCGCCCGGTGCGCATCGACACCGTGGTGGTGTCCACGCAGCACGCCGAGGAGATCTCCAACAAGAAGATCCACGAGGCGCTGCGCGAGGACGTCATCGCCCGGGCGCTGCCGGCCAAGCTCATCGACAAGAAGACCAAGTTCTTCATCAACCCCACCGGCCGCTTCGTGGTGGGTGGCCCCATGGGCGACTCGGGCGTGACGGGCCGGAAGATCATCGTCGACACCTACGGCGGCATGGGCCGTCACGGCGGCGGCGCCTTCTCTGGCAAGGACCCGTCCAAGGTGGACCGCTCCGCGGCGTACATGGGGCGCTACATCGCCAAGAACGTGGTGGCCGCGGGTCTGGCCCGCCGGTGCGAGGTGCAGGTCTCCTACGCCATCGGGGTCGCCGAGCCGGTGAGCGTGATGGTGGAGACGTTCGGCACGTCCACCGTGCCGGAAGAGAAGATTGCTCTGGCGGTGCGCCAGGTGTTCGGCCTGCGTCCGCGCGAGATTATCGAGCACCTGGACCTGCTGCGGCCCATCTACCAGAAGACCGCCGCGTACGGGCACTTCGGCCGCTCCGAGAAAGAGTTCACCTGGGAGCGCACCGACAAGAAGGATGCGCTGCGTGAGGCCCTCGCGGGCCGCACCCGCCTGAAGGCCGTGGGCAGCCCGTAA
- a CDS encoding ABC transporter substrate-binding protein, with the protein MNVRSRTVPLLAALLLALPALAAPGEEVAKPVKSMVQSVRYGKDLAAIKFMDSEQQARFLVGEDWDKGTEAQRKEFLQLFQTLFAKIAFPKVRDNFKNLAAINYGEPEVAGGDAKLASTVVIQHPMKKQELKLKYSLIKDKAAWKVVDVVVLGDSMLTGIRDDQVRPLLQEGGWDALLKAMREKDQELAKVPLK; encoded by the coding sequence ATGAACGTCCGCTCCCGAACCGTCCCCCTCCTGGCAGCCCTTCTCTTGGCCCTCCCGGCGCTCGCCGCCCCGGGAGAAGAGGTCGCCAAGCCCGTGAAGAGCATGGTCCAGTCCGTGCGCTACGGAAAGGACCTGGCCGCCATCAAGTTCATGGACAGCGAGCAGCAGGCGCGCTTCTTGGTAGGCGAGGACTGGGACAAGGGCACCGAGGCCCAGCGCAAAGAGTTCCTCCAGCTCTTTCAAACCCTCTTCGCCAAGATTGCCTTCCCCAAGGTGCGCGACAATTTCAAGAACCTCGCCGCCATCAACTATGGCGAGCCCGAGGTGGCCGGTGGCGACGCCAAGCTGGCCTCCACGGTCGTCATCCAGCACCCCATGAAGAAGCAGGAGCTGAAGCTCAAGTACAGCCTGATCAAGGACAAGGCAGCCTGGAAGGTGGTGGACGTGGTGGTGCTGGGAGACTCCATGCTGACCGGCATCCGGGATGACCAGGTCCGCCCCCTCCTCCAGGAAGGCGGCTGGGACGCGCTGCTCAAGGCGATGCGCGAGAAGGACCAGGAACTGGCCAAGGTGCCGCTGAAGTAG
- a CDS encoding site-specific recombinase yields MSVSPSPPPPVRSEPSCREMDAFCLRYAPRAPGHAAVRDLCRLLYVIPSEDREARDAWVERCIAWLREPRSASGLHEEEEPQPLAASRLKLLVRVLEGERATRLALSRLVGAICAEAHGLKLFAQVGLADHPGFLSELTDRVLQRLLPAPPDPERLSDLLLLFPKPEDVTWLESLPAGSLARLLAMVGEPPPPLPDPGMVFRAHLVDALALLATRTAALGLDEEVRDRSPGMAFRASPFLRLRRTCDGVLARNAAPDTLRELETAVADCRSVTDTVTQHLEQSGLSVKLVYRLDSIRGGLDRMESIARVLGASPGEARCREGLALILHLLRTAHEERSVRELAKTHLRLMARTTIERVGHSAEHPLISTRAEFHSMVHSASGGGLLAAITAALCLFLDKLAMAPFFTGLLSTFNYAGSFVLMQFLGFTLAARQPSMTAAMLAGAMGGKGPRPGRLERLEELIPCLTRSQLAALLGNLSCVLLASVGLTLLSHHATGQPLLAPDQAQAVIDSLHPWRSATLAWAALTGVLLWVASLASGWMENFFVYRRLPEALAHHRGLQRLLGDTGAHGLAGFMLRHVAGIGGGITLGVLLAVVPKVGSFFGLPLEVRHVTLSLGSLALAGGALGAQAVLTWGFLAALLGILGIAALNIGVSFALALTVALRARDISSQESWRLLRWVGLRLMKEPRSFLLPPPVPPAPAASGQPVSAPAQTEG; encoded by the coding sequence ATGTCCGTTTCCCCGTCCCCCCCTCCTCCCGTTCGCAGCGAGCCCTCCTGCCGCGAGATGGACGCGTTCTGTCTGCGGTATGCCCCGCGCGCTCCGGGGCACGCGGCCGTGAGGGACCTGTGCCGGCTGCTGTATGTCATCCCCAGCGAGGACCGGGAAGCCCGGGATGCCTGGGTCGAGCGCTGCATTGCGTGGCTGCGCGAGCCGCGCTCCGCCTCCGGGCTCCATGAGGAGGAAGAGCCCCAGCCCCTCGCCGCCTCCCGGCTGAAGCTGCTGGTCCGCGTGCTGGAGGGCGAGCGCGCCACGCGGTTGGCCCTGTCCCGGCTGGTGGGCGCCATCTGCGCCGAGGCGCATGGCCTGAAGCTCTTCGCCCAGGTGGGGCTCGCGGACCATCCCGGCTTCCTCTCCGAGCTGACGGACCGCGTGCTGCAACGCCTCCTGCCGGCCCCGCCGGATCCCGAGCGCCTCTCGGACCTCCTGCTCCTGTTTCCGAAGCCCGAAGACGTCACCTGGCTGGAATCCCTGCCCGCGGGGTCCCTGGCCCGGCTCCTGGCCATGGTGGGAGAGCCCCCGCCCCCGCTGCCCGATCCCGGCATGGTGTTCCGGGCCCACCTCGTGGACGCGCTCGCGTTGCTGGCCACGCGGACCGCGGCGCTGGGACTGGACGAGGAGGTCCGCGATCGCAGCCCAGGCATGGCCTTCCGCGCCTCGCCCTTTCTGCGCTTGCGCCGCACGTGTGATGGCGTGCTCGCCCGGAACGCCGCGCCGGACACGCTCCGGGAGCTGGAAACCGCCGTGGCGGACTGCCGGAGCGTGACGGACACCGTCACCCAGCACCTGGAGCAATCCGGGCTGAGCGTGAAGCTGGTGTACCGCCTGGACTCCATCCGAGGCGGGCTGGATCGGATGGAGTCCATCGCGCGGGTGCTGGGGGCCTCGCCCGGCGAGGCGCGCTGCCGCGAGGGGCTGGCGCTGATCCTCCACCTGCTGCGCACGGCGCACGAGGAGCGCTCCGTCCGCGAGTTGGCGAAGACACACCTGCGGCTCATGGCGCGCACCACCATCGAGCGCGTCGGCCACTCGGCCGAGCACCCCCTCATCTCCACGCGGGCCGAGTTTCACTCCATGGTGCACTCGGCCTCGGGCGGCGGGCTGCTCGCCGCCATCACCGCCGCCCTCTGCCTCTTCCTCGACAAGCTGGCGATGGCCCCCTTCTTCACGGGCCTCCTCTCCACGTTCAACTACGCGGGCAGCTTCGTGCTGATGCAGTTCCTGGGCTTCACGCTGGCCGCCCGGCAACCCTCGATGACGGCCGCCATGCTGGCGGGGGCCATGGGCGGAAAGGGGCCCCGTCCAGGACGGCTGGAGCGGCTGGAGGAGCTCATCCCCTGCCTCACCCGCTCCCAGCTCGCGGCGCTGCTGGGCAACCTGAGCTGTGTCTTGCTCGCCTCGGTGGGCCTGACCCTCCTCTCCCACCATGCCACGGGCCAGCCCCTCCTCGCACCTGACCAGGCCCAGGCTGTGATCGACTCCCTCCATCCCTGGCGCAGCGCGACCCTGGCCTGGGCGGCCCTCACGGGGGTGCTGCTGTGGGTCGCCAGCCTGGCCTCGGGCTGGATGGAGAACTTCTTCGTCTACCGCCGCCTCCCCGAGGCCCTGGCCCACCACCGGGGCCTCCAACGGCTGCTGGGGGACACCGGTGCCCATGGCCTCGCGGGCTTCATGCTGCGCCACGTGGCGGGCATCGGTGGAGGAATCACACTGGGGGTGTTGCTGGCCGTGGTGCCCAAGGTGGGCTCCTTCTTCGGCCTGCCCCTGGAAGTGCGCCACGTCACCCTGTCCCTGGGCTCCCTGGCCCTGGCCGGAGGGGCCCTGGGCGCCCAGGCCGTGCTGACCTGGGGCTTCCTCGCCGCCCTGCTCGGAATCCTGGGCATCGCCGCCCTCAACATCGGCGTCTCCTTTGCCCTGGCGCTGACGGTGGCCCTGAGGGCGCGGGACATCTCCTCTCAGGAGAGCTGGCGGCTGCTGCGCTGGGTCGGATTGCGCCTGATGAAGGAGCCCCGCTCCTTCCTCCTGCCCCCCCCTGTTCCGCCCGCCCCCGCTGCCTCCGGTCAACCCGTTTCCGCGCCTGCCCAGACCGAGGGCTGA
- a CDS encoding efflux RND transporter permease subunit, producing MSASPHPPNRFALAYAGLMVRRPGIILLVILTLLVASVWATLKLTINSNQLDLISQELDEVKDVKRIIDMVGGSGHFMLALRSSDEATLKRVSDDLAQMILADKEHVRSVSHKLPVEFAQQNMVLFVKTEDLAEGKKRIMAYLKDQLRRNNPFFIELKKTEPVKLELQDLVDKYSSVGKRSIRDDYNISPDRKMIMMLIKPMWDTNEIGRTKDYVDKLNRDLAQYSASNAAGVKLVENYDLMGDAKTVAYGYTGSYKTSLDDSYAIDESLTPVAFIAFASILLITIAFFRKWAPTLIVVSGMVIGTLITLGFTYATVGELNMITSILGGILMGFGIDYGIHFVFRTRLELGAGKPYDVAIRDAIINAGRPALVSAVVTSGSFFVLMVSEFRGFSQFGFLAGCGTLILGFTLFAWSPALLSLAGRLNPALPEKLIGTMKPPASSSATGKELRLPRPGLMLGISSVIVALVCAAAVPWTQAEPPQGKALGFFERLQYGVRFNYNTRALMPAGQPSVRLQDEINERFQISSDPIAVYTKTLEEAKEVYDELTQNRQKYPSIDQVVSVYTFVPPPETAKANAKILEEWQEELKDIDVEALPPEMQEKAGIFMKMLEARPFDVTGVPELYAQQFRHLPTSKLENHGFLTFIYPGVDLWDGKLMLQFADETSVIHTASGKAFRASGSAQLYARLARIVLADGRLTVLLATLWILVMHFADFRSVPLALASVIPLTVGLAMMLGFMSLFDLRLNFMNVIILPILLGFGVSHGLYLLHRFLEGTSPVVALRSVGAAVASSTLTAVAGFGALLAASHNGLRSMGLVACIGLITTLLVSFTVLAAVMQLLHDRRVRKAGGQPPGDTLPPGAAKDETRAA from the coding sequence ATGAGTGCCTCACCCCATCCGCCCAACCGCTTCGCCCTGGCCTACGCGGGATTGATGGTCCGCCGTCCGGGCATCATCCTGCTCGTCATCCTCACGCTGCTCGTGGCCTCCGTGTGGGCCACGCTGAAGCTGACCATCAACTCCAACCAGCTCGACCTCATCTCTCAAGAGCTGGACGAGGTGAAGGACGTCAAGCGCATCATCGACATGGTGGGCGGCAGCGGCCACTTCATGCTGGCGCTGCGCTCCTCCGACGAGGCCACGCTCAAGCGCGTCTCGGATGACCTGGCGCAGATGATCCTCGCGGACAAGGAGCACGTCCGTTCCGTCAGCCACAAGCTGCCGGTCGAGTTCGCCCAGCAGAACATGGTCCTCTTCGTGAAGACGGAGGACCTGGCCGAAGGCAAGAAGCGCATCATGGCCTACCTGAAGGACCAGCTGCGCCGCAACAACCCCTTCTTCATCGAGCTGAAGAAGACCGAGCCGGTGAAGCTGGAGCTGCAGGACCTGGTCGACAAGTACTCCAGCGTCGGCAAGCGGAGCATCCGCGACGACTACAACATCTCGCCCGATCGCAAGATGATCATGATGCTCATCAAGCCGATGTGGGACACCAACGAGATCGGCCGGACGAAGGACTACGTCGACAAGCTCAACCGCGACCTGGCGCAGTACTCGGCCTCGAACGCCGCGGGAGTGAAGCTGGTGGAGAACTATGACTTGATGGGCGATGCAAAGACGGTCGCCTATGGCTACACCGGCTCCTACAAGACGTCGCTGGATGATTCGTACGCCATCGACGAGTCGCTGACGCCCGTGGCCTTCATCGCCTTCGCGTCCATCCTGCTCATCACCATCGCGTTCTTCCGCAAGTGGGCCCCCACGCTCATCGTGGTGAGCGGCATGGTGATTGGCACGCTCATCACCCTGGGCTTCACCTACGCCACGGTGGGGGAGCTCAACATGATCACCAGCATCCTCGGTGGCATCCTGATGGGCTTCGGCATCGACTACGGCATCCACTTCGTGTTCCGCACGCGGCTGGAGCTGGGCGCGGGCAAGCCGTATGACGTGGCCATCCGGGACGCCATCATCAACGCGGGCAGGCCCGCGCTGGTGTCCGCGGTGGTGACCTCCGGCTCCTTCTTCGTGCTGATGGTGAGCGAGTTCCGGGGCTTCAGCCAGTTCGGCTTCCTGGCCGGCTGCGGCACGCTCATCCTGGGCTTCACCCTGTTCGCCTGGAGCCCGGCGCTGCTCTCGCTCGCGGGCCGCCTCAACCCCGCCCTGCCCGAGAAGCTCATCGGCACCATGAAGCCCCCGGCGTCGAGCAGTGCCACGGGCAAGGAGCTCCGCTTGCCCCGCCCCGGCCTGATGCTGGGCATCAGCTCCGTCATTGTCGCCCTGGTGTGCGCCGCCGCCGTGCCCTGGACCCAGGCGGAGCCCCCGCAGGGCAAGGCGCTCGGCTTCTTCGAGCGCCTGCAGTACGGCGTGCGCTTCAACTACAACACCCGCGCGCTCATGCCCGCGGGGCAGCCCTCGGTTCGCCTCCAGGACGAGATCAACGAGCGGTTCCAGATCTCCAGCGACCCCATCGCCGTCTACACGAAGACGCTGGAGGAGGCGAAAGAGGTCTACGACGAGCTGACGCAGAACCGTCAGAAGTACCCCTCCATCGACCAGGTGGTGAGCGTCTACACCTTCGTCCCGCCCCCGGAGACGGCCAAGGCCAACGCCAAGATCCTCGAGGAGTGGCAAGAGGAGCTGAAGGACATCGACGTGGAGGCGCTGCCACCGGAGATGCAGGAGAAGGCCGGCATCTTCATGAAGATGTTGGAGGCGCGGCCTTTCGACGTGACCGGCGTGCCGGAGCTCTACGCCCAGCAGTTCCGCCACCTGCCCACCTCGAAGCTGGAGAACCACGGCTTCCTGACGTTCATCTACCCGGGCGTGGACCTGTGGGACGGCAAGCTCATGCTCCAGTTCGCGGACGAGACGAGCGTCATCCACACCGCCTCCGGCAAGGCGTTCCGCGCCTCGGGCTCCGCGCAGCTCTACGCGCGGCTGGCGCGCATCGTGCTGGCCGATGGCCGGCTGACGGTGCTCCTGGCCACGCTGTGGATCCTCGTGATGCACTTCGCCGACTTCCGCAGCGTGCCCCTGGCGCTCGCCTCGGTCATCCCCCTCACGGTGGGGCTCGCGATGATGCTGGGGTTCATGTCGCTGTTCGATCTGCGGCTGAACTTCATGAACGTCATCATCCTGCCCATCCTCCTGGGCTTCGGGGTGAGCCACGGCCTGTACTTGCTCCACCGCTTCCTGGAAGGCACCTCTCCGGTGGTGGCGCTGCGCAGCGTGGGTGCCGCCGTGGCCTCCTCCACGCTGACGGCGGTGGCGGGCTTCGGCGCCTTGCTGGCGGCCAGCCACAACGGCCTGCGCTCCATGGGACTGGTGGCGTGCATTGGCCTCATCACCACGCTGCTGGTGTCCTTCACGGTGCTCGCCGCGGTGATGCAGTTGCTGCACGACCGGCGCGTGAGAAAGGCCGGAGGACAGCCCCCGGGAGACACCTTGCCTCCTGGCGCGGCCAAGGATGAGACCCGGGCGGCCTGA
- a CDS encoding MXAN_6521/LA_1396 family lipoprotein, with protein MTTKPIALTLGLALLAGCSAVKKSTIRPDYEQVDKQRVKRLAVVTQPLPDGQQAVGDLWSLIARQYVNQNRDFLVKEHAATSGPLDDAGIQALCVNGIEGVLWLHPQVKRTQNGAEAAVQARLVRCGDGEDVWSAEAGGSWESQDPKFRERTEQYISQFGPSVEPYVVPSYKLLMATLNTLPNPQLTEQDIDEKIELGE; from the coding sequence ATGACGACGAAGCCAATCGCGCTCACGCTGGGGCTGGCCTTGCTGGCGGGCTGCTCCGCGGTGAAAAAGAGCACCATCCGTCCGGACTACGAGCAGGTGGACAAGCAGCGCGTGAAGCGGCTGGCGGTGGTGACCCAGCCGCTGCCCGATGGCCAGCAAGCGGTGGGGGACCTGTGGAGCCTCATCGCCCGCCAGTACGTCAACCAGAACCGGGACTTCCTGGTGAAGGAGCACGCCGCCACGTCCGGTCCCTTGGATGACGCGGGCATCCAGGCCCTGTGTGTCAACGGCATCGAGGGCGTGCTCTGGCTGCATCCTCAAGTGAAGCGCACCCAGAACGGGGCGGAGGCGGCGGTCCAGGCCCGGCTGGTGCGCTGCGGTGACGGCGAGGATGTCTGGAGCGCCGAGGCCGGCGGCAGCTGGGAGTCCCAGGATCCGAAGTTCCGCGAGCGCACCGAGCAGTACATCTCGCAGTTCGGTCCCAGCGTGGAGCCCTACGTCGTCCCCTCCTACAAGCTGCTCATGGCCACGCTCAACACGCTGCCCAACCCCCAGCTCACCGAGCAGGACATCGACGAGAAGATCGAGCTGGGAGAGTAG
- a CDS encoding MgtC/SapB family protein, translated as MDERTVVLRLGLSVLLGGLLGLERELSGQSAGLRTHLLVSLGACLFTLSSIAAAHSLTEFPSNADADITRIASQVVVGIGFLGGGSILRHGNSVKGLTTAANLWLTASVGMATGMGFFLGALLTVALALLALAGLRPLERALRHRRQRMHPTETNDDDESPRSPPE; from the coding sequence ATGGACGAGCGCACCGTCGTGCTTCGGCTCGGGCTGTCGGTGCTGCTCGGGGGCCTGCTGGGCCTGGAGCGCGAGCTGAGCGGCCAGAGCGCGGGCCTCCGGACGCACCTGCTCGTCAGCCTGGGCGCCTGTCTCTTCACCCTCTCCAGCATCGCCGCGGCGCACTCGCTGACGGAGTTTCCCTCCAACGCGGATGCGGACATCACCCGCATCGCCAGCCAGGTGGTGGTGGGCATTGGCTTCCTGGGGGGAGGGTCCATCCTGCGCCATGGGAACTCCGTCAAGGGGCTCACCACCGCCGCCAACCTCTGGCTCACCGCCTCCGTGGGAATGGCCACGGGGATGGGCTTCTTCCTGGGCGCGCTCCTCACCGTGGCGCTGGCCCTGCTCGCGCTCGCGGGCCTGCGGCCCCTGGAGCGCGCCCTGCGGCACCGGCGCCAGCGCATGCACCCCACCGAGACAAACGACGACGACGAATCCCCTCGGTCTCCCCCGGAGTGA
- a CDS encoding ABC transporter ATP-binding protein — MIEAKELTKNYPTSTAVRGVSLHVRPGEVVGVVGPHGAGKTTLLRMLAGLLAPSSGEANVAGVSTATQPFRIKSRVGFVSGDVPLPPHPTPRELLIQQGQLQGLSEEVLARRLEDLINTFEMERFAALPCATLTAEQRQRTNLACAFMKDPAVLILDEPTLSLDMLSARFLHITIRAAREAGLSVLLSTSALGDAESLCDRVVLLHRGTVLDQGTIPEVCGHIGVRSLSDAFLWHLPQLSA; from the coding sequence ATGATCGAGGCCAAGGAGCTGACCAAGAACTATCCGACGTCCACCGCGGTTCGCGGGGTGAGCCTCCACGTTCGCCCCGGCGAAGTCGTGGGTGTGGTGGGTCCCCACGGGGCGGGAAAAACCACGCTGCTGCGCATGTTGGCCGGGCTGCTAGCGCCTTCCTCGGGCGAGGCCAACGTGGCGGGCGTGAGCACCGCGACCCAGCCCTTCCGCATCAAGAGCCGCGTGGGCTTCGTCTCTGGAGACGTGCCCCTGCCGCCCCACCCCACGCCACGCGAGCTGCTCATCCAGCAGGGCCAGCTTCAGGGCCTGAGCGAGGAGGTGCTGGCACGCCGCCTGGAGGATCTGATCAACACCTTCGAGATGGAGCGCTTCGCGGCGCTGCCCTGCGCGACCCTGACGGCCGAGCAGCGGCAGCGGACCAACCTGGCGTGCGCCTTCATGAAGGATCCGGCGGTGCTCATCCTGGATGAGCCCACGCTGTCGCTGGACATGCTCAGCGCGCGCTTCCTGCACATCACCATCCGCGCGGCGCGGGAGGCGGGCCTGTCCGTGCTGCTCTCCACGAGCGCGCTGGGGGACGCCGAGTCGCTGTGTGACCGGGTGGTCCTGCTCCACCGCGGCACGGTGCTGGACCAGGGCACCATCCCCGAGGTGTGCGGCCACATCGGGGTGCGCTCCCTCTCGGACGCCTTCCTCTGGCACCTGCCCCAACTGTCCGCCTGA